The following proteins come from a genomic window of Deltaproteobacteria bacterium:
- a CDS encoding response regulator: protein MQAAEQAEIILVVDDERVVREGCSRILTPEGYQVLTAVNGKEALDLLPANPVNLLLCDLKMPVLGAIEVLEETTQTYPDIPVIIITGHGTVESAVECMKKGAYDFITKPFRADHLVLLVKRALEKQALEREARRLQEERARNLYDLAMEQSRSRTIVACMADGVLVTNRNLEVVLHNPAAMRLLGFTPPATPTAMLSHFIDDEQLTEALRLLLQEQQQEDEYIVQELERAQTHLRALSGLVYGPEREVLGTVTVFHDITSLKELDEMKSRFVQQVSHELRSPLAAIKQQHSVILEGMAGELTAKQRELLQRGHDKIQGLLDMINELLDVARIESGHAVQQQIPLQLNGIIKETCTLLAERAREQGVEIELSLPEEMPMVQADERCMEEVFINLVANAINYSPEGGKVSLSAVDHGEYLELRLTDTGIGIAPEELPKIFDKFYRVKHPKTRQVIGTGLGLAIVKGIIEAHRGSIEVESTPGQGTTFRIMLPTISGDDTIGCN from the coding sequence ATGCAGGCTGCAGAGCAGGCAGAAATCATTCTGGTGGTGGATGACGAAAGAGTCGTCAGGGAGGGCTGCAGTCGTATTCTCACACCCGAGGGTTACCAGGTGCTCACCGCTGTCAATGGCAAGGAAGCCCTGGATCTGTTGCCTGCCAATCCCGTGAATCTGCTGCTGTGCGACTTGAAAATGCCAGTCCTCGGAGCCATTGAAGTCCTGGAGGAAACCACCCAGACCTACCCAGATATTCCAGTGATCATCATCACTGGCCACGGCACGGTAGAAAGTGCAGTGGAATGCATGAAGAAAGGAGCCTATGACTTTATTACCAAACCCTTCAGGGCAGACCATCTGGTCCTGTTAGTAAAGAGAGCCCTGGAAAAGCAGGCCCTGGAAAGGGAGGCTCGGCGGCTCCAGGAAGAACGAGCAAGAAACCTCTATGACCTGGCCATGGAGCAGAGCCGTAGCCGCACTATTGTAGCCTGCATGGCTGATGGGGTGCTGGTGACCAATCGCAACCTGGAGGTGGTTCTTCACAATCCTGCTGCCATGAGACTGCTGGGATTCACTCCCCCGGCAACTCCAACGGCCATGCTGTCTCACTTTATCGACGATGAACAGTTGACTGAAGCGCTGCGCCTCCTCTTGCAGGAACAACAGCAGGAGGATGAGTATATTGTCCAGGAACTAGAACGAGCCCAGACACATCTGCGGGCTCTTTCCGGGCTCGTGTATGGGCCAGAACGAGAAGTGCTGGGCACCGTTACCGTGTTTCACGATATTACTTCTCTCAAGGAACTTGACGAAATGAAGTCCCGTTTCGTTCAGCAGGTATCCCACGAATTGCGTTCTCCACTTGCGGCAATCAAACAACAGCACAGTGTGATTCTGGAAGGAATGGCCGGGGAACTCACTGCCAAACAGCGGGAACTACTGCAACGCGGCCATGACAAGATCCAGGGCTTGCTGGACATGATCAACGAATTACTGGACGTGGCTCGCATTGAGAGCGGCCATGCAGTACAGCAGCAAATACCTTTGCAACTTAATGGCATCATCAAGGAAACCTGTACACTCCTCGCTGAGAGAGCTCGAGAACAAGGGGTAGAAATTGAACTTTCCTTGCCCGAGGAAATGCCAATGGTCCAGGCAGATGAACGCTGCATGGAAGAAGTCTTTATCAACCTAGTTGCCAATGCGATCAATTACTCTCCTGAAGGGGGCAAGGTATCGCTCTCTGCCGTGGATCATGGAGAATACCTCGAACTGCGATTGACTGACACGGGCATAGGAATTGCTCCGGAAGAACTCCCTAAAATTTTTGATAAATTTTACAGAGTTAAGCATCCAAAGACCAGACAGGTCATTGGCACCGGCTTGGGCCTCGCCATTGTCAAGGGAATCATAGAGGCCCACCGCGGCTCCATTGAAGTGGAAAGTACACCTGGGCAGGGAACAACCTTTCGCATTATGCTGCCCACGATTAGCGGAGATGATACAATTGGGTGCAACTGA
- a CDS encoding response regulator codes for MVVQCQKLLLVDDEEGIRKVLSIALQDAGYQVLSAPDGEAGLELFRREHPALVVTDIKMPGMDGIALLRHIKAESPDTEVIVITGHGDIEVAIKALQLKASDFITKPIHDEALTVALKRAEEKLRLRRELQESQRQVLHAEKIASLGRLAAGVAHEINNPLAGILIYAEMLMKEMEDNNPWRQDLAEIITQTLRCKQITNRLLEFSRQSLGRKIRFDVNFTVEQAVAMLEHQAIFHNIFIDLDLQQDMPPLVGDPDEFQQVVTNLLLNAADAMEGRGRIAISTWDHAGSREIVLRVEDTGPGIPQDLADKIFEPFVTTKPSGTGTGLGLAVAFGVIKRHSGSIVLENPGEQGACFAITIPVQPPASSAEREELCCL; via the coding sequence ATGGTTGTTCAGTGCCAGAAACTTCTGCTGGTTGATGACGAAGAGGGGATTCGCAAGGTGCTCTCAATTGCCCTGCAGGACGCCGGCTATCAGGTGCTCTCTGCCCCTGATGGAGAGGCAGGGTTGGAGCTTTTCCGGCGGGAGCACCCTGCACTTGTAGTCACCGACATAAAGATGCCAGGCATGGACGGCATCGCGCTGCTGCGACATATAAAGGCGGAATCGCCAGACACTGAAGTGATCGTCATCACCGGTCACGGCGACATCGAAGTTGCCATCAAAGCCCTGCAACTCAAGGCCTCAGATTTCATCACCAAGCCCATCCACGACGAAGCCCTTACGGTTGCCCTGAAGAGAGCAGAAGAAAAGCTGCGGCTGCGCCGAGAACTGCAAGAGAGCCAGAGGCAGGTCCTTCATGCAGAAAAGATAGCTTCTCTGGGCAGACTTGCCGCTGGAGTGGCCCATGAAATCAACAATCCTCTCGCCGGTATTCTCATCTATGCTGAAATGCTCATGAAAGAAATGGAGGACAACAATCCCTGGCGCCAGGATCTGGCGGAAATTATCACCCAGACCCTGCGCTGCAAACAAATTACCAACCGTCTGCTGGAGTTCAGTCGACAGTCTCTGGGAAGAAAAATAAGATTCGATGTGAATTTCACAGTTGAACAGGCTGTTGCCATGCTGGAACACCAGGCCATCTTTCACAACATCTTCATTGATCTCGATCTCCAGCAGGACATGCCCCCGCTCGTCGGCGACCCGGACGAATTCCAGCAGGTAGTTACCAATCTGCTCCTCAATGCCGCCGACGCCATGGAGGGCAGAGGCCGTATCGCCATCTCCACCTGGGACCATGCCGGCAGCAGGGAGATAGTGCTCCGGGTGGAAGACACTGGCCCTGGTATACCCCAAGACCTGGCAGACAAGATATTTGAACCCTTTGTTACCACCAAACCATCAGGCACGGGAACAGGATTGGGCCTGGCCGTGGCCTTTGGGGTGATCAAGCGGCACTCTGGCTCCATAGTCCTGGAAAATCCAGGTGAACAGGGGGCTTGCTTTGCCATTACTATACCGGTGCAGCCTCCAGCAAGCAGCGCAGAAAGGGAGGAGCTCTGCTGTTTATAA
- a CDS encoding sigma 54-interacting transcriptional regulator — translation MPVTRAATDIIFHEQLSQLLENLGIGVFTVDRDRRITSFNQTVQRLTGFSEEEVLGRQCYDVFYNDLCHGECMSRDDIQKAGRPQAFDMEIQDQKGNRHRITKLVSPLLTSDGRVSGCIEIFQDFSIFSELLERIRYGEHRLKLILDNLDIGIFTVNRSGHVMSFNSVAETITGYKRREILGQHHAKFMGCDRPEVRCLLNESIKTGKKLADHHSHLVTKDGLSLPIRVSFLALRNESGQIVGGLGTFQDISLIQQLNRAISKTYTLDDMVGKDGLMQQIFEIVPVVAASEANVLIEGATGTGKDLLAKVIHKISRRKDKPFVKVNCAALPDSLLESEMFGYVKGAFTGADQDKPGRFQEADGGTIFLDEIGDLPLSLQAKLLRVLEDREFYPLGGRKLTRVDVRIIAATNQGLERLVRERRFREDLYYRLHVMRLELPPLNKRRGDIPLLIDRFIRRYNATKGTAIGRVSEQAMDGLLNYQYPGNIRELENIMEHACILCQGSVIEWRHLPKYLRVPLDQNHHERPATEWQTSEHGEHDQEKRQILTQLRQNQWHRQKTARALGIDRTTLWRKMKKHNIVP, via the coding sequence ATGCCGGTCACCCGGGCTGCAACTGATATCATTTTTCATGAACAATTGAGCCAGCTGTTAGAGAACTTAGGAATCGGTGTCTTCACTGTGGACAGGGATCGTCGTATCACTTCTTTCAATCAAACTGTCCAGAGACTTACAGGCTTCAGTGAGGAGGAGGTGCTCGGCAGACAGTGCTACGATGTATTTTACAATGACCTCTGCCACGGCGAGTGCATGTCCCGGGACGATATCCAAAAGGCAGGAAGGCCACAGGCCTTTGACATGGAAATTCAAGACCAGAAAGGGAATCGTCACCGAATCACCAAGCTGGTTTCTCCCCTGCTGACCAGCGATGGGCGTGTGAGCGGCTGCATTGAAATTTTTCAGGATTTTTCTATTTTCAGCGAACTGCTCGAACGTATCCGCTATGGTGAACACAGACTCAAGCTCATTCTTGATAATCTGGACATTGGCATCTTTACCGTCAACAGAAGCGGCCATGTTATGTCTTTCAATTCAGTGGCTGAGACAATCACCGGCTACAAGCGCCGGGAGATTCTCGGCCAACACCACGCCAAGTTCATGGGCTGTGACCGCCCGGAGGTGAGATGTCTGCTGAATGAGTCGATCAAGACCGGGAAAAAACTCGCAGATCATCACAGTCATCTGGTCACCAAGGACGGTTTGAGTCTGCCCATACGGGTAAGTTTCCTGGCCCTGAGAAACGAGAGTGGCCAGATTGTGGGGGGCCTGGGAACTTTTCAAGACATCTCCCTGATCCAGCAGCTCAATCGTGCCATAAGCAAGACCTATACCCTCGACGATATGGTCGGCAAAGATGGATTGATGCAGCAGATCTTCGAGATTGTGCCGGTGGTTGCTGCCAGCGAGGCGAATGTGCTCATCGAGGGTGCCACCGGTACCGGTAAAGACCTGCTGGCCAAAGTAATCCACAAAATTTCCAGACGCAAGGACAAGCCTTTTGTAAAGGTGAACTGCGCAGCGCTGCCGGACAGCTTGCTCGAATCTGAAATGTTCGGCTATGTGAAGGGGGCCTTCACCGGCGCAGACCAGGACAAGCCTGGAAGGTTCCAGGAAGCGGATGGCGGCACGATCTTTTTGGACGAGATAGGCGATTTGCCCCTTTCTTTGCAGGCAAAGCTTCTCAGAGTACTCGAAGACAGGGAGTTCTATCCTCTAGGTGGCAGAAAGCTCACGCGGGTAGACGTACGCATTATTGCCGCCACCAACCAGGGGCTGGAGCGTCTGGTGAGAGAACGAAGGTTCAGAGAGGATCTTTATTACCGCTTGCATGTCATGCGCCTGGAATTGCCGCCGCTCAACAAGCGGCGGGGCGACATCCCTCTGCTGATCGATCGCTTCATCAGGCGCTACAACGCTACCAAAGGAACAGCTATTGGCAGAGTCTCCGAGCAGGCCATGGATGGGCTCCTCAACTATCAATATCCTGGCAATATTCGCGAATTGGAGAACATCATGGAACATGCCTGCATCCTCTGCCAGGGAAGTGTCATAGAGTGGCGGCATCTCCCGAAATATCTGAGGGTGCCGCTCGACCAGAATCACCATGAAAGGCCTGCTACAGAGTGGCAGACCTCCGAACATGGCGAGCATGATCAGGAAAAAAGGCAAATATTGACGCAACTTCGCCAGAACCAGTGGCATAGGCAAAAGACAGCCAGGGCCCTCGGCATTGACCGCACTACTCTGTGGCGCAAGATGAAAAAGCACAATATCGTGCCTTAG
- a CDS encoding (Fe-S)-binding protein encodes MRALQFEAPVWLGRDHKFEVVHSVTLFAEYVREGRLKLDKTVFANERCTYQDPCNVSRNGGCGRDAREIISYLCEDFVEMEPHGDYNFCCGGGGGAIPMAGPFRERRLKAGKVKAVQIRATGATICITPCHNCYDQIRDLNKEYDLGIRVLSFKEMFEQALIIPEELKAKDEED; translated from the coding sequence TTGCGTGCGCTTCAGTTTGAAGCGCCTGTCTGGCTGGGCCGTGATCACAAGTTCGAGGTGGTGCACAGCGTCACCCTATTTGCCGAATATGTCCGCGAAGGACGGCTCAAACTGGACAAGACGGTCTTTGCCAATGAGCGGTGCACCTACCAGGATCCCTGCAATGTGAGCCGCAACGGCGGCTGCGGCAGAGATGCCAGGGAAATCATTTCTTATCTCTGCGAGGATTTTGTGGAGATGGAACCTCACGGAGACTACAATTTTTGCTGCGGCGGCGGTGGGGGAGCCATACCCATGGCGGGCCCATTCAGAGAGCGGCGTCTAAAGGCCGGCAAGGTAAAGGCCGTGCAGATCCGGGCAACTGGGGCGACTATCTGCATTACCCCCTGTCACAACTGCTATGATCAAATTCGAGATCTCAACAAAGAATATGACCTGGGTATCCGAGTTCTCTCTTTTAAAGAGATGTTCGAACAGGCCTTGATTATTCCCGAGGAACTAAAAGCCAAAGACGAAGAAGACTGA
- a CDS encoding cytochrome c3 family protein translates to MLYRGRLLVWIAVLAGGGLLLAMQLQAQPEEIVLQDQVVFGQHQRPPVAFPHMLHIDADLDCTTCHHRFQRGENVLDESELEEGAEGISCSSCHKNSAGFQFSPEVDPTKKILRQAYHRMCIGCHRGMRKKEVKGGPVACGECHIRPKSAQP, encoded by the coding sequence ATGCTGTATCGAGGACGTCTACTGGTATGGATAGCGGTCCTGGCCGGAGGAGGGCTCCTGCTGGCAATGCAGTTGCAGGCGCAGCCAGAAGAGATCGTTTTGCAGGACCAGGTGGTGTTCGGCCAACATCAGCGGCCTCCTGTGGCGTTTCCCCACATGCTTCACATAGATGCAGACCTCGACTGCACAACCTGCCACCATCGTTTTCAGCGCGGTGAGAACGTCCTAGACGAGTCAGAGTTAGAGGAGGGTGCAGAGGGGATCAGCTGCTCTTCCTGCCATAAAAACAGCGCCGGCTTCCAATTTAGCCCCGAGGTTGACCCCACGAAGAAGATATTGAGGCAGGCCTATCACCGTATGTGTATCGGCTGTCACCGCGGTATGAGGAAAAAAGAGGTGAAAGGCGGGCCTGTGGCCTGCGGTGAATGCCATATTAGGCCCAAGTCGGCCCAGCCCTGA
- a CDS encoding (Fe-S)-binding protein gives MTETARSSAQPFSKAVADRMNARLKMWLEICAHCGLCADTCHYYLANDRDPKMIPAYKAKKVLEAIKRKDRVDEAFLDDLYWRVYGECTMCRRCTMYCPFGIDIATITSMGRGLCVSQGKVPENLVKTIENYLEHGNQMAITKEEWIDTLEWMEEELQEELPGATIPIDKKGANLLYTVNAREPKFYPMDISQAAMIFYLAGEDWTVSTKGWDDTNLAMFAGDLKCAAYVSQLVRDAAEELEVRRVAITE, from the coding sequence ATGACAGAGACAGCAAGATCTAGCGCCCAACCGTTCAGCAAGGCAGTGGCAGACAGGATGAATGCCCGTCTGAAAATGTGGCTGGAGATCTGTGCCCACTGTGGCCTCTGTGCTGATACCTGCCATTACTATCTTGCCAACGACAGAGATCCGAAAATGATCCCGGCCTACAAGGCCAAGAAAGTGCTGGAAGCGATCAAGAGAAAGGACAGAGTGGACGAGGCATTTCTTGATGACCTCTACTGGCGAGTCTACGGAGAGTGTACCATGTGCCGCCGCTGTACCATGTACTGTCCCTTCGGCATTGATATCGCCACCATCACCAGCATGGGGCGCGGCCTGTGCGTATCCCAGGGAAAGGTGCCTGAGAATCTGGTCAAGACCATTGAGAACTATCTCGAGCATGGCAATCAAATGGCCATAACCAAGGAGGAATGGATAGACACCCTGGAGTGGATGGAGGAAGAACTCCAGGAGGAGCTCCCTGGAGCCACCATTCCCATTGACAAGAAAGGCGCCAATCTTCTCTATACGGTAAATGCCAGAGAACCTAAATTTTATCCCATGGATATTTCCCAGGCTGCCATGATTTTCTATCTGGCGGGCGAGGATTGGACCGTGTCCACCAAGGGATGGGATGATACCAATCTGGCCATGTTTGCCGGCGACCTCAAGTGTGCTGCCTATGTGTCGCAGCTGGTGCGCGATGCTGCCGAGGAACTGGAGGTGAGACGCGTGGCCATTACGGAATGA
- a CDS encoding response regulator: protein MIAKKWRILFIDDDESIRKVMAIELTDAGYTVFTAADGESGIELLRQHPCQIVITDIRMPGMDGLEVVRRIKAEDPDREVIVITGYGDMELAIRALQLDASDFITKPIHNEALEIALKRAKERYHTRKELRDYTAVLEERWMDTADKLAETYNFQKNLIESSMDGILACDRQRIVNTFNRSLEKMLGYTKEEVIGKKSFDFFFSPKDADRIKQILYSDNYGGKYRLSVYENTLIAKDGSNVPVQLSASSLFEGDEEIGIVAFFRDLRDIRKLEQQFADQAKLLHQDKMISLGKLAGSVAHEINNPLSGILNYVRLMLRILKRGQLTPEYREKFQKYLTLMESETSRCSRIVSSLLAFSRKSKLEVCEVNVNDLLSRCITLSEHNLELHNITIKTELDPQVPTLPADADQIQQCFLNIMFNAMDAMPQGGTLSISSRYHREKKEIKVSVADTGCGISEEHLPRIFDPFFTTKKEGKGVGLGLSTVYGIIDRHKGTIQISSEPGKGTLFTITLPVK, encoded by the coding sequence ATGATTGCCAAGAAGTGGCGTATCCTTTTCATAGACGACGACGAGAGCATCCGCAAAGTCATGGCCATTGAATTGACAGATGCCGGCTACACAGTATTCACAGCAGCAGATGGGGAAAGCGGCATTGAACTGCTGCGCCAGCATCCTTGTCAGATAGTCATCACCGACATTCGCATGCCCGGCATGGACGGGCTCGAGGTGGTGCGCAGAATCAAGGCCGAGGACCCGGACAGGGAGGTGATCGTTATCACCGGCTATGGGGATATGGAACTGGCAATAAGGGCGCTGCAACTCGATGCCTCTGATTTCATTACCAAACCTATTCATAATGAAGCCCTGGAAATCGCCCTCAAACGGGCCAAGGAACGTTATCACACCAGAAAGGAGCTGCGCGACTATACGGCTGTGCTGGAAGAGAGATGGATGGACACGGCAGACAAGCTCGCAGAGACATACAACTTTCAAAAAAATCTCATCGAGAGCTCCATGGACGGCATTCTCGCCTGTGATCGGCAGCGCATCGTCAACACTTTCAATAGAAGTCTGGAAAAAATGCTCGGCTATACCAAAGAGGAGGTTATTGGCAAGAAGTCTTTTGATTTCTTCTTTTCCCCGAAAGATGCTGACAGGATCAAACAGATCCTCTACAGCGACAATTATGGCGGCAAATACAGACTGTCCGTATACGAAAACACCCTCATTGCCAAAGATGGCAGCAACGTGCCGGTACAGCTCTCAGCCAGCAGCCTCTTCGAAGGAGACGAGGAGATCGGCATTGTTGCCTTCTTCCGTGATCTCAGAGACATAAGAAAGCTGGAGCAACAATTTGCTGATCAGGCCAAACTGCTGCACCAGGACAAGATGATATCTCTCGGCAAACTGGCGGGCAGCGTGGCTCACGAAATCAATAATCCCCTGTCCGGCATCCTCAACTACGTCCGACTCATGCTGCGAATTCTCAAGCGAGGTCAGCTCACCCCGGAATATAGAGAAAAGTTTCAGAAGTACCTCACCCTCATGGAAAGCGAAACCAGCAGATGCTCGAGAATCGTCTCCAGCCTGCTGGCCTTTTCCCGAAAATCCAAGCTGGAAGTCTGTGAAGTAAACGTCAATGACTTGCTCAGTCGCTGCATCACCCTCAGTGAACACAATCTGGAGCTCCACAACATCACCATCAAAACCGAGTTGGATCCCCAGGTGCCGACCTTGCCCGCTGATGCTGATCAAATTCAGCAATGTTTCCTCAACATCATGTTCAACGCCATGGATGCTATGCCCCAGGGCGGCACTCTGTCCATCTCGAGTCGCTATCATCGCGAGAAAAAAGAAATCAAGGTGAGTGTGGCCGATACTGGTTGTGGCATCAGCGAAGAACACCTGCCGCGGATCTTCGATCCCTTCTTTACAACCAAGAAGGAGGGCAAGGGTGTAGGCCTGGGCCTCTCTACAGTGTACGGCATTATTGACCGCCATAAGGGAACCATTCAAATATCGAGTGAACCGGGCAAGGGTACTCTTTTCACCATCACCCTGCCAGTAAAGTAG
- a CDS encoding PAS domain S-box protein, with the protein MKRPDPARQSQERAGKAPSTGNLRGSELHRYFAHVTDAVVVADSSKRLVYLNNAAEALFKRTLSSGKPLLSCADLFHLEPHSRSSCFVEEVLYGRRNSLRTNIRLPMEQGNWLSFTVSASAIQDIQGAPGGCLAILRPSMEDLDTLPEIQDKLATLSSILENFPTPFFTVGPDLVITFMNRYLEELTGYRREEVVGRMTCAKVLCTKECQTDACVLRQAMEYRRPLAGIRRVIRSRDGREIPVVVNASLITDPSGRVIGGYEAIRDITPIVEAQKKVEILTEMTQEGILMVDQECRVIFANSKMAEIVGSPKSELIGRTLAELLTSQHEEMVKELLQRADLEDEEQLRFCSTLQLSHWEQGDSRIYETCMSGCRLGSGRTVCVYLRDLTKRIEIERQLRKANSFLQNIIQSSVDGIVVTDTSGTVMIFNEGAERILGYQAEEIVGKPGMLSQFYDPELAREIMRKMRADEHGPPGKLNPTRISFTDKQGQEVPVNFSAAIIQEGERELGSVGIFSDLREHERMRRQLEQTQRQLVQAEKIASLGRLAAGVAHEINNPLAGILIYADMLMKEIASNEQWRADLQEIINQTLRCKQIVTRLLEFSRQSLGQKFLFDVNDVIKQSVELLRHQALFHNIEFVLQLDSTLPQILGDPGELQQVFTNLILNAADAMDGKGKITVVSKTSTDGSQIVLTFSDTGPGIPPEDLDKIFEPFFTTKPLGKGTGLGLSVVYGVIQRHGGSIEVQSPAGQGATFLVTLPVGSGAE; encoded by the coding sequence GTGAAGCGTCCTGATCCAGCAAGACAAAGCCAGGAGAGGGCAGGTAAAGCCCCCTCTACTGGCAACTTGAGGGGCTCTGAACTGCACCGCTATTTTGCCCACGTCACTGATGCGGTGGTGGTGGCAGACAGTAGCAAACGCCTGGTCTATCTAAACAATGCGGCAGAAGCTCTTTTCAAAAGAACCCTTTCTTCTGGAAAACCTCTTCTCTCCTGCGCCGATCTCTTTCATCTGGAGCCCCACTCCAGGAGTAGCTGTTTTGTAGAAGAAGTGCTCTATGGCAGGCGAAATTCCCTGCGCACTAACATTCGCTTGCCAATGGAGCAGGGCAATTGGCTTTCCTTCACAGTATCCGCCTCTGCGATTCAAGACATACAGGGCGCTCCTGGAGGCTGTCTGGCCATCCTGCGGCCTTCAATGGAGGATCTCGATACTCTTCCGGAGATTCAGGACAAGCTGGCCACTCTCTCCAGTATTCTAGAAAATTTTCCCACTCCCTTTTTCACGGTGGGGCCTGACCTGGTGATCACCTTCATGAACCGCTACCTTGAGGAGCTCACCGGCTATCGGCGCGAAGAGGTAGTGGGCCGGATGACCTGTGCCAAGGTGCTCTGCACCAAGGAATGCCAGACAGATGCGTGCGTGCTCAGGCAGGCCATGGAGTATCGAAGGCCTCTTGCCGGTATAAGACGCGTAATCCGCAGTAGAGACGGTAGAGAGATCCCGGTGGTAGTAAACGCTTCTCTCATCACTGATCCTTCCGGGAGAGTCATCGGCGGCTACGAGGCCATACGTGACATTACCCCCATAGTGGAAGCCCAGAAAAAGGTGGAGATCCTCACCGAAATGACCCAAGAGGGCATCCTGATGGTGGACCAGGAGTGTCGGGTCATCTTTGCCAACAGCAAGATGGCGGAAATCGTCGGCTCCCCAAAAAGTGAACTGATAGGCAGGACACTCGCTGAGCTGCTCACCAGCCAGCACGAAGAAATGGTCAAGGAACTCCTGCAGCGAGCAGATCTTGAAGACGAGGAGCAGCTGCGCTTTTGCAGCACTCTGCAGCTTTCCCATTGGGAACAGGGTGACTCGCGTATCTATGAGACCTGCATGAGCGGTTGCCGCCTGGGCAGCGGCAGGACAGTATGTGTCTATCTTCGCGATCTCACCAAGCGCATTGAAATCGAACGTCAGCTACGCAAAGCCAACAGCTTTCTCCAGAATATTATCCAGAGTTCTGTTGACGGCATTGTAGTCACGGACACCTCGGGTACGGTGATGATTTTCAACGAGGGGGCCGAACGTATTCTCGGCTACCAGGCGGAAGAGATTGTCGGCAAGCCTGGCATGTTGAGCCAATTTTACGATCCAGAACTGGCCCGGGAGATCATGAGAAAAATGCGCGCTGACGAACACGGTCCCCCGGGTAAACTGAACCCAACGCGCATCTCTTTTACTGACAAACAGGGACAAGAGGTGCCGGTGAACTTCTCCGCAGCCATTATCCAGGAAGGTGAACGAGAGCTCGGCAGTGTGGGCATTTTTTCCGATCTCAGGGAGCATGAGAGAATGCGCCGTCAACTCGAACAAACCCAGCGTCAACTGGTGCAGGCGGAGAAGATCGCCTCTCTGGGCAGACTGGCTGCAGGGGTTGCTCATGAAATCAACAATCCCCTTGCCGGTATTCTCATCTATGCCGATATGCTGATGAAAGAAATTGCCAGCAATGAACAGTGGCGTGCGGATCTGCAGGAAATCATCAACCAGACATTGCGCTGCAAACAAATAGTCACACGATTGCTCGAGTTCAGTCGTCAGTCCCTGGGACAAAAGTTTCTCTTTGACGTAAATGACGTCATCAAACAGAGTGTGGAACTCCTGCGGCATCAGGCACTATTTCATAATATTGAATTTGTCCTGCAGCTGGATTCTACACTGCCGCAGATCCTTGGAGATCCCGGTGAACTGCAACAGGTTTTTACCAATCTGATTCTCAATGCTGCTGACGCTATGGATGGCAAAGGCAAGATCACCGTAGTCAGCAAGACATCGACTGATGGCAGCCAGATAGTCTTGACATTTTCGGACACTGGCCCCGGGATCCCTCCAGAGGATTTGGACAAGATATTCGAACCCTTCTTTACTACCAAACCACTGGGAAAAGGAACTGGCCTGGGACTCTCTGTTGTGTATGGAGTGATTCAGCGGCACGGCGGCAGCATAGAAGTGCAGAGCCCTGCCGGACAGGGAGCCACCTTCCTTGTGACCCTGCCAGTGGGATCTGGTGCGGAATAA
- a CDS encoding nitrate reductase: MNLYELLRGPLLWLSFGVFVCGMIVRIILFANLSLKKDRPIYRFFNWKWLWLSIFHWLIPLNQTAKKNPIVTLVGFLFHICLIATPLLLLAHGVLWYESWQISWWYLPEKIADYLTLVTIACALFLLIRRLVLPHVRVVTTLADYVLLLLTAAPFVTGYLAYHQYFHYETMLLLHMAFGELMLVVIPFTKLSHFLMFFVSRAVTGMEFGRRSAPSW, from the coding sequence ATGAACTTGTACGAATTACTGCGAGGCCCTCTGTTGTGGCTGTCCTTTGGGGTGTTTGTCTGTGGGATGATTGTGCGGATCATCCTTTTTGCCAATTTGAGCCTCAAGAAAGACAGGCCCATTTATCGGTTTTTCAACTGGAAGTGGCTGTGGTTGTCAATCTTTCATTGGCTGATCCCCCTGAACCAGACAGCGAAAAAGAATCCCATAGTGACGCTGGTGGGATTCCTCTTTCACATCTGCCTGATTGCCACCCCGCTGCTGCTGCTGGCCCACGGGGTCCTCTGGTACGAATCCTGGCAAATAAGTTGGTGGTATCTTCCTGAAAAAATAGCTGATTACTTGACCCTCGTTACTATAGCTTGCGCCCTTTTCTTGTTAATTCGCCGGCTGGTGTTGCCCCATGTACGAGTGGTGACCACTTTGGCAGACTATGTTCTTCTGCTGCTCACGGCGGCCCCCTTTGTTACAGGATATCTGGCCTATCACCAGTACTTTCACTATGAGACAATGCTTCTGCTGCACATGGCTTTTGGTGAATTGATGCTCGTGGTGATTCCTTTTACCAAATTGAGCCATTTTCTGATGTTTTTCGTTTCCCGGGCAGTAACTGGCATGGAGTTTGGCCGCCGAAGCGCTCCCTCCTGGTAG